CATCGACCGTGCCGAGTACCTCTGGGACATCTATCACGAACTGCGCGATCGCACGGACGAACTAGGTGAAATCGTTTCGAGAGAGTGTGGCAAGGAAATCTCCGAGGGTCGCGCGGACGTTATCGAGGCCTACCACATGGTCGAGTGGGCGGCCGCGAACGCCCGCCATCCACACGGCGACGTCATCCCGAGCGAGATTCCCTCGAAAGACGCCTACATGCGCCGGAAACCACGCGGTGTGATCGGCTGTGTCACGCCCTGGAACTTCCCGGTCGCGATCCCGTTCTGGCACATGGCGATTGCACTCGTCGAAGGGAATACCGTCGTCTGGAAGCCAGCCGAACAGACACCGTGGTGTGGACAGATCATCGCCGAAATGATGGACGATGCTGGCGTTCCCGACGGCGTGTTCAACATGGTGCAGGGCTTTGGCGACGCTGGCGCATCTATCGTCGACGACTCGCGCGTCGATACCGTCCTCTTCACCGGCTCAGCCGAAGTTGGCCACGAAATTGCCGGCAAGGTCGGCGGCGAACCCGGCAAACTCGCGGCCTGTGAGATGGGTGGCAAAAACGGCATTATCGTCGCCGAAGACGCCGACCTCGATATCGCCGTCCACTCGGCCGTCATGTCGAGCTTCAAAACCACCGGCCAGCGCTGTGTCTCGAGCGAGCGCCTGATCGTTCACGAGGACGTCTACGACGAGTTCAAAGCCCGCTACGTCGAGGCCGCCGAGAACGTCGCCGTGGGCGACCCGCTCGACGAAAACACGTTCATGGGGCCGGCCATCGAACCCGAGCACGTCGAAAAGATCCACAAACACAACGAACTCGCGAAAAAGGAAGGTGCCGAGGTGCTGGTCGACCGTGCTGACCTCAACGAAGGCGAGATTCCGGACGGGCACGCTAACGGCAACTGGGTCGGCCCGTTCGTCTACGAAATCGAGTACGATTCCGACCTTCGCTGTCTCCAGGAGGAGTGTTTCGGTCCACACGTCGCTCTCATCGAGTACAGCGGCGGGATGGACCGCGCCCTCGAGATTCACAACGACACCCATTACGGATTGGCGGGAGCAATCATCTCCGAAGACTACCGCAAGATCCATCGCTTCCGCGATGAGGCAGAAATCGGCCTCGCCTACGCGAACCTGCCGTGTATCGGCGCGGAGGTCCACCTGCCCTTTGGCGGCGTGAAAAAGTCCGGCAACGGCTATCCGAGCGCGAGAGAAGTTATCGAAGCGGTCACCGAACGCACGGCCTTTACCCTCAACAACTCGAGCGATATCGAGATGGCACAGGGGCTCTCGGCTGATATCACGACCCAGGACGATACCGACCCGACCCTCGAGTAGGGGCTTCGTCTTGATCGCAGGACGCACAGACTTCATACCGACGACCGTCGATAGCACTCTATACACGATGACAGACGACGACATTCCAACGCAGACTGACATCCTCGTCATCGGCGGGGGCGTGATGGGCACGAGTACCGCCTACTTCCTCGCGACGATGACCGACCGCTCGGTGACGCTCCTCGAGAAGTCTCAACTCGCGTCCGGTTCGACTGGCGACTCCTCGGCCATCTTGCGCCATCACTACGGCGACGAGGACATCTACACCGAAATGGCCTGGTGGAGCCATCAGTTCTTCCGCGCCTTCGACGAGAAACTGGATGCAGCGCTTTCGTACGAAGAATCGCCCCTGGTTCGCTTCGCCGACGAGGGGACGACCGGCGGCGACTACGCTCGAGCGGGCTACGAGGCCCTTCGCGAACGCGACATTCCGGTATCGGCGTACACGGGCGAGGAAATCACCGAACAGTATCCGATGTTCGACGTGGACGAGCGCTACGACCTCGCCGTCAGCGACGACAGTGCCGCCTACTCCGACGGGACCGATGCCGCGCTTGGCTTCGCTCGCGGGGCTCGAGACGCCGGTGCAGGCATCGTCACGGGCGTCGAGGTGCAGATCCTCGAGGCTGAGAGTGGAAAAATAACCGGCGCCCAGACCGATCAGGGCACAATCGCCTGCGAGACGGCCATCGTGGCTGCCGGCCCCTGGACGCCTCGCCTCGCTGAGACGGTCGGTGTGGACGTGCCGATCACACCCGTGCGCGAACAGATCGTCTTGCTCGACCCGCCGGCCGACTACGCCGAGGCGTTTCCGTCTTTGACGCCGACGACGAGTTTCCCCGGCGGCGAGTGGTACATTCGGCCGGATTTCGGCGACGGCATTCTGGTCGCGACCCACCGACACACTGAGGAGACGGACCCGGACGCCTACGATAACACGCCCGACGAGGAAACCATCCTGGAACTCGTCGACGAGTTCGCCAATCACGTCCCGGAACTACGGGATGCTGGACTCAAAGGCCAGTACTGTGGCGTCTACTCGACGACCCCTGACCACGATTTCATCATCGATCAGGCCGGCCCCGAGGGCTGTTATCTCTGCTGTGGCTTTTCCGGCCACGGCTTCAAACACGGCCCCGCGGTAGGCAAACTGACCGCCGACCTGGTGCTCGAGGGCGGGAGCGATATGGTCGACCTCGAGTACTTCTCGCTCGAGCGGTTTGCCGACGACCCGGACGGACACGGGTTACCGATGGACAATATCTGAGAACGGTTTTGACCGTCTGGTCGTTTGATTCAACTAAACTCTCAATTCGATATCGTATAACTATTAAAAATGCAGCGTTAACGATTCTTTGTACTATCGGTTCGGCGTTCGCGTTCAGGCGTGATGAACCACTCGGTGGCTTCCCAACCCCGATCGGTTGCGTGAAAGCGATGACTGTTGTCCGGTTTCACGCACTGATCGACGTTTTGGAGGTGACCAAGAGCACGACGTTTTTGATAAATGCGTGTATAGTCCTCCACGAAATACTATCGGAACTGCAAGTTCGTCAGCGGTGAATCTCCGCTGCGAACAACTTCCGTTGGGCAGCCCGCAGGTGCTGCGTGAAGGTCGCCCGCGAAATGTCGAGGGCGTCGGCGAGTTCTCCCGTGTTGTTGTGGCGCGGTCGCTCGAAGTAGCCCGCCTCGACGGCGAGTTCGAGAACCTGTCGCTGGCGGTCGGTCAGGTCGTCGATCAGTTCGGCCCTCGAGGTAGTAGACTCGTCTGCGGTCCAGAGCGTTTTCACCGAACCCTCTCCGTAGCGGTCTGTGAGGGCGTCGACACACGTGCTGACGGTACTGTCACCACCGAGGCCGACCGAAATCCGTGCTTGTCTGCTATTGACAACGGTTTTCGATAGCGAAACCCCGGCGTCGACGAGCCGTGTTTCGGGAGCCGACGATTCGACGACGAGTCCACACGTGATGGCGTCGTCGGTGCGATAATAGTCGACCGAGAGGACAGTTTCGGTCGAGTCGACTCCGGCCGAGAGGTCGGCTCGTGTGACTTCCCGAACGGTCGTCACGTAGAGTACCTCGTCATCGTTTCGGGGGATAACCGTTGCGACGCGGAGCGTCACTCCCTCGGGGAGTGCTGTCGCAAGTTCGAGGAGCGGGTGGCACCCCTCGCTGAGTATGAAATCGACGGTCGTGGTGGCAGATGAGAGAAGTGTTCGTTTCCACGCGGTCGTCTGAAAGGCGTAACCGACCGTTTCGGCGTACTCGGTGAGCAACGCCTGTTCACGGTCGTCGATCTGTGGCATCCGGCTATAGACCGTTAGTACACCGAAATAGACTCCGTTGTGACTGATCGGGATCGCAGCCACTACGCTAAACCCATGGTCGACGGCAACTCGCTCCCAGTCGGTCGACTCGTTTGTCGTTCCCTCGGTATCTGTCACCGCGTGGACGACCGGTTCGGTTTTCTCGAGTGCGCGGAACGCGGGTTCGGTGCAGTCGGCAGGCTGCGTTCCGGGCGTGATTACGGCTTCGAGATAGTCGGTGTCACCAGCCGTCGCCAGCGGGACAACCCCGTGGTCATCGTCGAGAACAGCAATCCACGCACAGGCGTAGCCGCTGTCGACCAGCTGCTCGCAGATGTTCCTGCCGAGCTCCGAACGGGTGGCTGAGGCGGTTACGGTCTCGAGGAGGGACTCCTTCTGGCGACGCTCGCGGGCCAACGCTCGGCGGCTCCGGTCAGCCTCCACAGCCGTTTCGATCCGGCGGACCAACCCGGTGGGTTGCTGGCCGAGATCCAGCTTTCGGACGTAGTCGGTAACCCGCTCGCCGATCGCATCGCTGGCAACCGTCTCGTCACCCTCTCCGGTTACCAGGATAAACGGCAGATCCGGTTCGGTGGCACGAACCTCGGCCAACAGTTCGACACCGGTACCGTCACCGAGCTGGTAGTCACAGACGACACAGTCCGGTTCGGTGGCTGCGAGTGCATCTCGGGCCGCCTCGAAACTGGTCGCCGTCGATACACTGAGTCGCTCGTTGGAGCGCTCGAGCAGTCGACGCTGCGTCCGAGCCCACGTCTCGTCGTCGTCGATCAGGAGCACCGAAATCGGTCTGGGAGAAGTGGCTGGCGAAACTGCGTCTGCCGTATCGGTCACGGACACGCTCCACGTATTCCTCGAGTGCGACCGAAGCCGACCTCATCACGTCGGACACAATCCATTATAGGAGATATTCTCGTGAGAGCGTATTAAAACGTATGCCACCCTATGGTGGTGTCTCGCCGGGTGCGACCGGTTCATCGAGCGTGTGGGACCGTCTCGATTTCGAAGCGTGCACCACCATCAGCGCCATCGGTGACCGATAGTGACCAGCCGTGCGCCTCGACAATCGTCCGAACGATCGCCAGTCCGTAGCCGGCTCCACTCCCGGTCGATACCCCAAACGCCAGGAGATCCTCGCGTCGACCCGCCGGAATTCCTGGGCCGTCGTCCTCGATATAAAACCCCGAAGTGGTGGACAGTCGCCCGATTCGGACAGTTGTCGCTCCCCTCTGCCCGTCGACCGCATGCTCGGCGACGTTCGAAAACAGGTTCTCAAACGCCTGCTGAAGCCGACTCGCGTCCGCACGCAGCGTGTCGCTCGAGTCGATCAACAGGTACAGATCGCCAGTGTCGACCACCTCCCACGCCCCTCTGGCGACCGTTTCGAGATCGCAGTCGGTCGGCGTCTCCACGTCGGTGCTTTCGCGGGCGAGCGCGGGGAGCCCCTCCGCAAAGGCCCGGAGGCGACGGTGGACGGCTTCGAGATCCGCCAACGACTGGTCGATCTCGGCCGAGGGTGACTCGAGGTCCGCCCGAACGAGATGGAGGAGGCCTTCGCCGGTCGCCAACGGCGTCGCCAGATCGTGGGAGACGACGCCCGCGAGGCGCTCGAGCTGTTCGTTTTTGGCCTCGAGGCTCTCCTGTTGGCGCTTCTGGACCGTGATGTCGGTCAGTGAGAGGATACGGCCACGGGGGTCGGCCTGGGTGGTCCGCTCGGTGCCTCGAAGCCGTGCGATAAATTGGTGCGGGGTGCCGTCGACCTCGATCACACACTCAATGCTCTCACGGAGTCCCGGATGGAGATCGCCGTCTTCGAGCAGCGGTTCTGGGAGAATCGTGTTGAGATCGCTCCCCTCGATCCGGTCGCCGTCGGCATCCACCAATCGTCGTGCGGCTCGGTTGGCATCCAGCACTCGGTTCGACGTGGTGACGACGAACACGGGATCGTCGAGGGTGTGAAACACTCGTTCGTGGGCGATCGGGACGAACCCCGTGAGTTCGGCGCGTTGGACGATCACCGCCAACGGGATGCCGACGATGACGAAGACGACGGGTGTGAGATCCGCCGTCGGAATCGGCTGGAAGCCGAGATGAAACACGCCGTTGGCGAACCACGGCGCGCTCAGACAGGCAAACAGGACCAGCGACTGGCGTCTGTACAGTCGGTTGTTCGTGACGGTCTCGCCGACGATGAGGCCCGTCCCGATCAGGAGCAGGCCGTATGAGTAGACGATATTGATCCGGTGACCGATCGCGGGCGGGGTCTCGAGCAGGGCGACGCCGTCGACCGTTCGGACGAACATTTCCGCATAGAACCACGTGTGATACGAGGCGGTCCAGACGAGCGCGAGAACGCCGGCGGGGACGACCGACAGGAGCACGAGCCGCCGCCGTGAGAGCCACGCCCCACGGTCGGTGTACTGGAGGGCGAAGACGACCCAGACGATTGGGGCAGTGACGACGGAGAGATAGGACAGTTGGATGAAAAACAGCAGCCACGCTTCGGTCGAGGCGACGAGATAGCCGACGTAGGTGGCCGCCCAGAAGCCGATCACCAGGAGAAACAGTCCGAACGTGAAGGCGGGCTGTCGACGGTCGTATTTGGCCAACAGCGAGACGGCGAGCAATCCGCCGATGACTGCCGACCCCGAATACGCGATCAGCCCGGAAACGTACATGAATCTGTGACTCTCTCGAGCGGCAGACAGTACCACTCTGTCGATTTTGATCACTGTGGTGGGGTATCTCGGAGATGGCCGACAGGTGACGCCGCAGTACGCGACTCACTGGCATACCACTATCCACTGGTATCTCGGTTAAGACAGTTCCAGTAATACTGACTGTCACGCAATGCGATCTAATTCATGGGTGGAATTCGGTGGACACCAGTCGCAGCCTGACTGGGACTCGAGGGGGCCCGTTTGTCGACCAGGAGCTCTGCGGACGTCGATTGACGGGGCACGCCGAACCAGTGCAGTATCGACCCAGGAGGCACGATGAGGGGCCTTCGGCTTGCCGCGATTCTCGTGGTGGTGGCGGTGGGTGTCTTCGGCGGTGTCAGTGGTGCCGAGTTGACTGCTGATGAGATATCCGAACGAACCGTTCAAGCAACCTCGTCTCTGACGACCTCAAACGCAGCGGACGCAGATTTATCTCTCAATCTACTGGAAAATCCCGCATGCGCGATTGCTGGACAAGAGCAAGGCGAGCCATTGCACTGGACGATCGAACAGGGAGAACTCGAATGTAACGAACCCGAGCCCGATTTTATGCCGGACCCGATTGAAGGGGACTATGTTTTCATCGACTGGGAGGATCTAGAACCCACAACAGACGTTTCTATCGCCACGCAGACTGTTCCGGTAACGGGCGGTTCGGAGTATCAGTTCAGCGTGTGGGTCGGGTCGGACGACGTGACCGACGACTACGCACAGTTCGAGGTGCAGTTTCTCGACGACGGTACGCTCATTGGTGACGGAATGATAGACAGCGGCGAGTTTCAACCCGAAGATCCCTCAGAACCCGACCAGTACGTCGAGACAAGGGTCGCCCCAGAGAACGCTGACGAAGCGATCGTTCGAATTAAACTGGTGAACGGCGGGGACTTCGGTCTCGATAGGCCGCTACTCTGGGCGGACGACGTCCGACTGCAGGAGTTCACCGTTGCACCGACTGCGTTCGATGTCTCCGGTGTCGAGATGGGAACCGGGCAAACGCTCGCTCCCGAGTGGACGTTGTTCGACGACGACTACGCCGAGGACTCGGACGACTTCGGTGACGAGGCAGAGCTCGGAAGCTTCGGTGGTGGCGACATCGGTGGCGACGTGACCGGGAACGACGCTGGAGAGACCGTCTCGATGGCAGGTGGGAGCCTGACCGTCGAAGCTAACGGAGCGATCGAATTCGTCGAGCCCACAGAAGCGGGAACCTATACGTTCAACTACCGGCTCGAAAACGACGCCGGGCACGACGACGCCTCGGTGACGATCGAAGTAGTGCAATACCGCACGATAGCGGGCCTCGTCGAGGACACGACCTTCGAGACCGGCGTCTCCGGCGTCGAGGTCACGGTGGAGAACAGTGAGGGGACGTTCACCAGCGAGACCGCTGAAGACGGTTCCTACAGCGTCGACGTCCCCGAGACGAGTGAGGCGTACATAGTGAGCGCCAACCTCGAGGGATGGGACGAGAACTCCACGACTCTGACCGTCGACGGTGGGGACGCGACCGGCGTCGACCTCGAACTCACCGGTGATGCGCGTGATTCCATTACGCTCAGAGATGGGGTAACGGACGAACCGCTCGAGGGGACGACCGTGAGGATCGAAGAGGACACATTGGGTATTGTCGAGAACGCATTCGTGGCCGATGAGGATGGCAAGATGGAGATTGTGGTTCCGGGTGACCTCTCATACAGCTACACGTTCTCGCAACCGGGATACGAGAAAGTAGATATCCCATTCCGATCGTTTAACCCTGGTGACACATTGTCGGCAAACTATGTGTTAGGAGGCAACGCCGAGATCACCGGCACGGTCACCGACGAGGTAACGGGAGTGGGTATCGAGGAGGCGACCGTCACCGCACAGAACGGAGCGGGAGCCTACACTGCGGAGACGAACGGAGCGGGAGCCTTCACCATCGAGAACGTTCCCGGCGGCCACGACTACGACCTGACATTCGAGGCGGACGGCTACAACGCAAACTCGAGCTTCGCCGTAACTGTCGGTGACGGTGCCACAGCCGAAGTCGACGGGACATTGCTGGCCGAGTCGTTATTCGCCGTTGAGATCACTGAGACGAACTCGCCGGTACCGGTCGGCAGGACGCTCGCGGTGAACGCGACCGTTACGAATCGAGGCGAGAGTGACACACAGACGGTAACGCTCAATGACACCGGTTTCGACGACCAACAGCGGGACGACCGCAAATTGACACTCGAGCCTGGCGAATCCGAGATCGTCACCCTCGAGTGGCAAATCGCCGAGAACTATGTCGGCGAGGGTGCGGTGAGCGTGGCAACTGCAAACGAGAGCGTCGACGCGTCGGTGACGATAGAATCGATGTACGCGGGCGGCAACGGTATCGAAGACGACCCCTATCAGATCGAGACCTGGTATCATCTCCACAACGTGCGTAAGAATCTGGACAGCGAGTTCGTACTGAATAACGACCTCAACGAGAGCACCGACGGCTACGACGAAGTCGCAAGCGAAACAGCCGACAATAGTGCGGGCTTCGATCCGATCGGGACCAACAGCGAACGGTTCGAGGGAACGATCAATGGAAATAGTCACACGGTTTCGAATCTCACAATCAACCGTAGTGAGAAAACCAACGTAGGCTTGTTTGGAGTAACAGACGGAGATTCGATCGTCGAGAACGTTGGACTCGTAGATGTCGACATCCACGGAGACAATCAAGTTGGTGGACTGGTCGGCTTCCTCGGCGCCGGAGCGACAGTCAGTGAGTCGTACGTCAGCGGTACTGTCGACGGAAACAGATTTGTCGGCGGGCTGGTCGGCTACAATTACCGGGGTACAGTCAGCGAGTCGTACGCCATCAGTGCTGTCGAAGGAAATGAAAATGTCGGTGGGCTGGTAGGCGAAAACTTCGAGGGAACAGTCAGCGAGTCATACGCCACCGGCACGGTCGACGGTACGGACTATGTCGGCGGACTCGTCGGCTTCAACGATGGTGATGTCGAAAACGCATACTGGGACAGCGGAACGACAAACCAGGACGAGGCAATCGGTGATGGGGGCGCTGGTGGGACTACTGGCTTTGGCGACACGAGCGACACCGACCCCGCTCCGGAGATGCAGCGATTCGCCCCACTGGTCACCATGGACGCGCTCTCCTTCGAGAGCCCCGAGACGTGGACACTCTCCGGGGGCTACCCGCGACTCGAGTGGGAATCGGTCGATCCGCTGACCGTCGACAGCCTCGAGGCTCACGACACGACAGCAATCGCCGGAACCGAGACACAGATCACCGTCACTGCCAACGAGGGCGGAACGAACACCGGTGCGGGTGTCACGGTTACACTCGGCGACAACGGTAGCCTCGAGGGACCCCCAGCCGGGACCACTTCGGTCACCGATGCGAACGGGAACGCGACGTTCGCGTTCAACGAAACGAGTGCCGACGATTACGACCTCGAGTTTGCCTGGGAGGCCGATCCCGCGCTCACCGATTCTGCAACCGTCACGGTCGAATCGGCCGACGCTGCGTCGATTACTGTCGAGACACAGCCAGCGCAGTCGATCGCGGGCGAGTCCATCGCCGGGCCGCCCGCAGTGACCGCCACCGACGACTTCGGAAACACCGTCGAGGGCGTTACCGTTGCAGCCGAAGCAAAAGACGGAAACGGGGAACTCACTGGTGGTGGGTTGACCGTTGCGACCGATGAGAACGGCATCGCGACGTTCGACGACATAGAAATCGAAGTCGCGGGTGAGGGATATCGACTCGAGTTCTCCATCGATGCCGCCGAGGAGAACGTCGTTACGAACGACGCGATCGAGACAGACACCTTCGACATCGAGACCGCCGACGCGGACTCGCTGTCGATCGTGGACGCACCGGATTCGATCACCGCTGGCGGGTCAGTTACGCTCACGATCCAGGTGGTCGACAGATTCGACAATCCGATAGCAGACCAGACCCTCGCTGATTTCGAGGTCGTTTCCGAGCACGACGGCGAGATGTTCAGCGACGAGTCGCTCACCCCCGACGGCGACGGGAACGCGACGGTGACGATCGCCGCGGACGGAATAACCAGCGCCGCTATCGATCACACGCTGACTGCGACGGCCGCCGACGTCAACGGGGACACCGCAGACATCGACGTCGGTGCAGGCGATGCGGATACACTCGAGATTCTCGACACGCCCGATACGATGACTGCAGGCGACTCGGTCGACCTGGTGATCGACGTGACCGACCAGTACGAAAATCCGGCGTCAGGACAGCAACTCAGCGGCGTCACCGTGGCTTCCGAGCACGATGACGAGGTGTTCAGTGTCGTCTCGCTTGCACTCGACGACAGCGGGCAGGCACCCCTCTCTATCGCCGAGGGAGGAGTGACGACAGCCGATGGAAAACACACGCTGACGGTCTCCACTGATAGCGGAATAACCGATAGCGTCGACCTCGAGGTCCTCCCGACGGACACCGTGGCAGTCGAACTCTATCCGGCAGACGGGCAGACGGTCACAGCCGGCGGAACGGTCGAATTCGACGCGAGCGCGTTCGACGCGTACGACAACCTCGTCGAGGACGATACGACGGCCTTCACGTGGCGGAACGCCACCAACGGTGCGGTCGACGAGACGGTGGCCGGCAGCTACAAGGTGACCGCCACACTGGAGGGTGTGAGTTCGGAGACAGTTACTGTCATGGTCGAGCCCGCTACCGTCGATTCGATCCAACTCGAGCCCGCCGAGACCCAAACGATCGAGGCGGGCGAGACGGTCGAATTCTCGGCCACTGCCTACGACGAGTTCGATAACCTCGTCGAAGACGACGACACCGCATTCGGATGGGAAAACGCTGCCGACGGTACCTTCGATGAAACGGCCGCGGATAACTACAACGTGACCGCCACACTCGACGACGTTGTTTCCGAGCCCGTGACCGTCACTGTCGAAGCAGCAGTCGTCGATACTGTCGAGATCGACGCTGCGGACGACCAGACGATCACTGCTGGCAATGAACTCGATTTCTCGGCGACCGCGCTCGACGCCTATGACAACCTGGTCACGGACGAGAACGCCGAGTTTACCTGGCAGAACGCCACTGCTGGTGCGTTCGAGGAAACGACCGCTGGGTCGTACGACGTGACTGCGATGCTCGAGGACGTGTCGTCCGAGGTGATGACGGTCACCGTCGACCCGGCGGCAGTTGAGACGGTCGAAATCACTCCCGACGCTGAACAGCCGATCGAAGCGGGCGAAGAGGTTGCGTTCGACGCGACGGCCTTCGACGCCTACGACAATATCGTCGAGAATTCGAACGCCGAATTCACGTGGACGAACGCCACTGACGGGACGTTCGAACAGACCATCGCGGGAACCTACAGTGTGACCGGGACGATCGACGACGTGACGTCTGAGGCGACGACGGTTACCGTCGAACCCGCGGCCGTCGAGACGGTCGAACTCGACCCGGGAGCCGACCAGACAGTCACAGCCGAAGAAACGATCGAATTCAACGCGAGCGCGTACGACGCTTACAATAACCTCGTCGAAGATTCGAACGCTGCATTCACGTGGACGAACGCGACTATCGCTGGCGTGTTCGAGAACACGACGCCGGGGACGTACGCGGTGACAGCAACCGTCGACAGCGTGACGTCGCCGCAGACGAACGTGACCGTGCAGGCGCCGTCGAATTTCAGCATCTCCATCGACGGTTACCCTACTGGCGTGGTCGAAGGCGACTCCGTAAACGTCGAGGTGATGATCACCAACGTCGGCGACCTCGAGGGAACCCAGAACGTGAGGCTGTCCGACTTCGACGGTAACGAGGTCGATAGCCAATCGGTTACGCTGACTGCTGGCGAAAACAGCTCCGCTACGCTCGTCTGGCAGACCGACTCGAGTGACGTTGGCGCTGGAAAACTGACGGTCACAACCGACAACGAGAGTGCGGTCACGGAGACGATCGTGGTAGAAGCGGAACCTCCCCGGCGCTCCGCGTCGTTCGACGCGACAATTGACGCAGTTACCGACACCGTGACTGAGGGCGAGCCGATCACGGTAAACGCAACAATCAAAAACAGTGGTGAACGCTGGGGCACACAACAGGTTACGCTGTCCAACTTTGCGGATGAAGTGGTCGATACGACCGAGATCTCACTCAGTCGTGGCGAAGAGACGTCGATCTCGCTGAGCTGGGATACGACCATCGGAGACGCCGGTGAGGGCTCGCTGATCGTCAGGTCGGAAGACGAGACGGCGACGACTCACACGGTGGTACTCGAGAAATCCAATCCTGCGATTTTCGAACTTACCGATCCCGAGGTCCCACCTGCCGTCGAAGTCGGCGAGACCTTCGACGTGAGCGTCGTCGTCACGAACACCGGTGACCGCGTTGGAGAGCAACGGCTAGTTGTGTCGGTCGATGAGGTCGACCTCGAGGAAACCACGTTACTCACGCTCGAGGGGAATGAATCGGTGCGGATGGCGCTCGAAAACGTTTCGGTGGATACTGCCGGCGTCTATACGGTGGAACTCTCCTCGGATGATGACAGTCTCTCTGGTTCGGTAACGGTTAGGGAAGGCGAGGCTGACGCGGATGACGACAGTGGCGATGAGGATGGGGTTGCTGGTGAGGACGAAACGAGCGATGTGGGTGGGGCTGATAGCGAGGATAAACCGGGCGACGCCGACGCCGGCGTTGCGGACGAAACTGGGAACGAGGATGGTGAGTCGGCTGCTTCCGATGGGCTGGCAGGTTTCGGGGTCGTTCTCACCCTGTTCGTGTTGCTCGTCGCGGCACTCGTTTCCGATCGCTGGCGGAGTCGTAACGTCTAACGTAGCTGCCATATTTTCGACTATCGGTTCGTATTCGCTGTCACGGTTGGTTCCCTACTGAGGGGGTGATACTGTAGGGCCTCATTTTGTGGATCCGATGGGATTTGAAGGTGTTCTGACACGCTCGAGTGCGGCCTGTCCCACGACGTGAAACAGTGTTTCAACCCGTAACATGAGGTGACTTTCACGCTATTTGAAAGAAGATGAAGAACATGGAATCCGGGCAACGTCCTGGAACTGATGTACGTTCGACGGGATATCGTCGATTACTGGTACTGTGTGCGGTGTTTCTTGCAATCGTGATCGTTGGTGGCGGCGTGACTGCCGCCGTGGGGGTCTCGGGTTCGACATCGGACGCGGTCACAACTACTGCGGTCGATTCGACATCGGCCGGCGAGGAAGTGTGGGGTGAAGCGCTTGGAGAGGGCACCGACGCAACTGAAGCGACGGTTGTCGACGGTGTCGTCTACGTCGGCACCGACGACGGTGAGGTTCTGGCGCTCGATGCGGATACGGGCGAGGAATTGTGGACGAAAGAACTCGGTGCAGCAGTTCAGACGGCTCCATCGGTCGTCGACGGCGAGGTGTACGTCGGTACGGCATCGTTCAACGAAGATAATCATCTGTACGCGCTCGATGCCGCGAACGGGGATGAACGCTGGAGCGAGCCGACGGGTGACACGGTCAGGTCCTCCCCTGTCGTT
The DNA window shown above is from Natronosalvus amylolyticus and carries:
- a CDS encoding carboxypeptidase regulatory-like domain-containing protein produces the protein MRGLRLAAILVVVAVGVFGGVSGAELTADEISERTVQATSSLTTSNAADADLSLNLLENPACAIAGQEQGEPLHWTIEQGELECNEPEPDFMPDPIEGDYVFIDWEDLEPTTDVSIATQTVPVTGGSEYQFSVWVGSDDVTDDYAQFEVQFLDDGTLIGDGMIDSGEFQPEDPSEPDQYVETRVAPENADEAIVRIKLVNGGDFGLDRPLLWADDVRLQEFTVAPTAFDVSGVEMGTGQTLAPEWTLFDDDYAEDSDDFGDEAELGSFGGGDIGGDVTGNDAGETVSMAGGSLTVEANGAIEFVEPTEAGTYTFNYRLENDAGHDDASVTIEVVQYRTIAGLVEDTTFETGVSGVEVTVENSEGTFTSETAEDGSYSVDVPETSEAYIVSANLEGWDENSTTLTVDGGDATGVDLELTGDARDSITLRDGVTDEPLEGTTVRIEEDTLGIVENAFVADEDGKMEIVVPGDLSYSYTFSQPGYEKVDIPFRSFNPGDTLSANYVLGGNAEITGTVTDEVTGVGIEEATVTAQNGAGAYTAETNGAGAFTIENVPGGHDYDLTFEADGYNANSSFAVTVGDGATAEVDGTLLAESLFAVEITETNSPVPVGRTLAVNATVTNRGESDTQTVTLNDTGFDDQQRDDRKLTLEPGESEIVTLEWQIAENYVGEGAVSVATANESVDASVTIESMYAGGNGIEDDPYQIETWYHLHNVRKNLDSEFVLNNDLNESTDGYDEVASETADNSAGFDPIGTNSERFEGTINGNSHTVSNLTINRSEKTNVGLFGVTDGDSIVENVGLVDVDIHGDNQVGGLVGFLGAGATVSESYVSGTVDGNRFVGGLVGYNYRGTVSESYAISAVEGNENVGGLVGENFEGTVSESYATGTVDGTDYVGGLVGFNDGDVENAYWDSGTTNQDEAIGDGGAGGTTGFGDTSDTDPAPEMQRFAPLVTMDALSFESPETWTLSGGYPRLEWESVDPLTVDSLEAHDTTAIAGTETQITVTANEGGTNTGAGVTVTLGDNGSLEGPPAGTTSVTDANGNATFAFNETSADDYDLEFAWEADPALTDSATVTVESADAASITVETQPAQSIAGESIAGPPAVTATDDFGNTVEGVTVAAEAKDGNGELTGGGLTVATDENGIATFDDIEIEVAGEGYRLEFSIDAAEENVVTNDAIETDTFDIETADADSLSIVDAPDSITAGGSVTLTIQVVDRFDNPIADQTLADFEVVSEHDGEMFSDESLTPDGDGNATVTIAADGITSAAIDHTLTATAADVNGDTADIDVGAGDADTLEILDTPDTMTAGDSVDLVIDVTDQYENPASGQQLSGVTVASEHDDEVFSVVSLALDDSGQAPLSIAEGGVTTADGKHTLTVSTDSGITDSVDLEVLPTDTVAVELYPADGQTVTAGGTVEFDASAFDAYDNLVEDDTTAFTWRNATNGAVDETVAGSYKVTATLEGVSSETVTVMVEPATVDSIQLEPAETQTIEAGETVEFSATAYDEFDNLVEDDDTAFGWENAADGTFDETAADNYNVTATLDDVVSEPVTVTVEAAVVDTVEIDAADDQTITAGNELDFSATALDAYDNLVTDENAEFTWQNATAGAFEETTAGSYDVTAMLEDVSSEVMTVTVDPAAVETVEITPDAEQPIEAGEEVAFDATAFDAYDNIVENSNAEFTWTNATDGTFEQTIAGTYSVTGTIDDVTSEATTVTVEPAAVETVELDPGADQTVTAEETIEFNASAYDAYNNLVEDSNAAFTWTNATIAGVFENTTPGTYAVTATVDSVTSPQTNVTVQAPSNFSISIDGYPTGVVEGDSVNVEVMITNVGDLEGTQNVRLSDFDGNEVDSQSVTLTAGENSSATLVWQTDSSDVGAGKLTVTTDNESAVTETIVVEAEPPRRSASFDATIDAVTDTVTEGEPITVNATIKNSGERWGTQQVTLSNFADEVVDTTEISLSRGEETSISLSWDTTIGDAGEGSLIVRSEDETATTHTVVLEKSNPAIFELTDPEVPPAVEVGETFDVSVVVTNTGDRVGEQRLVVSVDEVDLEETTLLTLEGNESVRMALENVSVDTAGVYTVELSSDDDSLSGSVTVREGEADADDDSGDEDGVAGEDETSDVGGADSEDKPGDADAGVADETGNEDGESAASDGLAGFGVVLTLFVLLVAALVSDRWRSRNV